A genomic segment from Clostridium pasteurianum BC1 encodes:
- a CDS encoding S1 domain-containing RNA-binding protein, whose protein sequence is MTLKVGVILEGTIINITNFGAFVEVEGKTGLVHISEVADTFVKDIRDYLKEQDKVKVKVLAVDDNGKISLSIKQASVPKKTCKPADIDWSNNSKPKQGGADFEDRLSKFLKDSEERFQDLKRHQEAKGRGGYKKS, encoded by the coding sequence ATGACCTTAAAGGTAGGAGTAATTCTAGAGGGTACAATAATAAATATTACAAATTTTGGTGCATTTGTAGAGGTGGAGGGTAAAACTGGTCTTGTGCATATTTCAGAAGTTGCTGACACTTTTGTTAAAGACATAAGAGACTACTTAAAGGAACAGGATAAAGTAAAAGTAAAAGTTTTAGCGGTAGATGATAATGGAAAAATAAGTCTGTCTATAAAGCAAGCATCTGTTCCTAAAAAAACATGTAAACCTGCTGATATTGATTGGAGCAATAATTCTAAACCTAAACAGGGAGGGGCCGATTTTGAAGATAGACTATCAAAGTTTTTAAAGGATAGTGAAGAGAGATTTCAAGATTTAAAGAGGCATCAAGAGGCAAAAGGCCGTGGTGGTTACAAAAAAAGTTAA
- a CDS encoding FtsB family cell division protein, whose amino-acid sequence MGKKSKLKYLIVGIIVINVCYVFINQQLTMNRIQAGIQDKTMEAQRIKSENERLQSEIKISQSDKYSEKLAREKLGLIKQGEIPVVNGSNNK is encoded by the coding sequence ATGGGAAAGAAGTCTAAACTTAAGTATCTGATAGTAGGAATTATTGTTATCAATGTGTGTTATGTATTTATTAATCAGCAACTTACTATGAACAGAATACAAGCAGGAATTCAAGACAAGACTATGGAAGCACAAAGAATCAAGTCCGAGAATGAAAGATTGCAGAGCGAGATTAAAATATCGCAATCGGATAAATACAGCGAAAAACTTGCTAGAGAAAAATTAGGTCTTATTAAACAAGGCGAGATTCCTGTAGTAAATGGCAGTAATAATAAATAA
- the yabQ gene encoding spore cortex biosynthesis protein YabQ, which translates to MVLSNFIQFNLLFYSFIAGIFTGILFDIYRVIRGLELPNKVLGFIEDLLFWILTAIIIFVFLLYSNDAIMGIYVYLFIALGVYIYIKLLSEKLIYGEVKLLRFFVRFIRITFNLIIYPIRLLFNYFLGKDKNKG; encoded by the coding sequence TTAATTTACTTTTTTATAGTTTTATTGCAGGAATATTTACCGGTATATTATTTGATATATATAGAGTTATTAGAGGATTAGAACTTCCTAATAAAGTTTTGGGATTTATTGAAGATTTACTTTTTTGGATTTTAACTGCTATAATAATATTTGTATTTTTACTTTACAGCAATGATGCGATTATGGGTATTTATGTATATTTATTTATAGCACTTGGTGTATATATTTATATTAAACTTTTAAGTGAAAAATTAATATATGGTGAAGTTAAACTTTTAAGATTTTTTGTAAGGTTTATAAGAATAACATTTAACCTTATAATATATCCTATTAGGCTATTATTTAATTATTTTTTAGGTAAGGATAAAAATAAAGGATAA